In Thermodesulfobacteriota bacterium, a single genomic region encodes these proteins:
- a CDS encoding response regulator produces MTDGIRRGAVLIVDDEPDLVEFVRWQLEERSFRVESALSGVEAIRKLAAKPADVMVADIRMPGMDGIELIRRALEIRPDIQCIVMTGHGEMDTAVAAMRLGAINYLRKPVGIEELEVAVEKGMEKADLIRALQEKTARLEKANLELTRLRRQLENELQKEKSERRAVEEELLKTRRRETAVELMNHALRCWKQSSGKTKIDLAEESRLWSASVDNGGTYRTRTLDRYLSIATLPPNPRFNDVLDTGYFVLNNCRTGPEEKTELERLVRHLAELLSR; encoded by the coding sequence ATGACAGACGGAATACGCAGGGGGGCGGTGCTGATCGTTGACGACGAGCCCGATCTGGTGGAGTTCGTCCGCTGGCAACTCGAGGAACGCTCCTTCCGGGTTGAATCCGCATTGTCCGGCGTCGAGGCCATCAGAAAGCTGGCCGCCAAACCCGCCGATGTCATGGTGGCCGACATTCGCATGCCGGGCATGGACGGCATCGAGCTGATCCGCCGGGCTTTGGAAATCCGGCCGGACATTCAGTGCATCGTCATGACCGGCCACGGTGAAATGGACACGGCCGTGGCGGCCATGCGGCTGGGTGCCATCAACTACCTGCGCAAGCCGGTGGGCATCGAGGAACTGGAAGTGGCCGTGGAAAAGGGAATGGAAAAGGCCGACCTCATCCGGGCGCTCCAGGAAAAGACCGCCCGCCTGGAAAAGGCTAACCTGGAACTGACCCGGCTCCGGCGCCAACTGGAAAATGAGCTTCAGAAGGAGAAGTCCGAGCGCCGGGCCGTGGAGGAGGAACTGCTCAAAACCCGCCGGCGCGAGACCGCCGTGGAACTGATGAACCACGCCCTGCGCTGCTGGAAGCAGTCCTCCGGCAAGACCAAGATCGACCTGGCCGAAGAAAGCCGCCTGTGGTCCGCCTCGGTCGACAACGGCGGCACCTACCGTACCCGTACCCTGGACCGGTACCTGAGCATCGCCACCCTGCCGCCCAATCCCCGGTTCAACGACGTGCTGGACACCGGCTATTTCGTTCTCAACAACTGCCGGACGGGGCCGGAAGAAAAGACCGAACTGGAACGGCTGGTCCGGCATCTGGCGGAACTCCTTTCCCGATGA
- the recD gene encoding exodeoxyribonuclease V subunit alpha — MNGYPVKQLYDRGLLTDIDLRFADLMAGLSGDRGGDALYLACALLSNTVVRGKHVCLDFDAWSARPLAVLLDDDRDAREKAGPLDVLTPPAEEWMRQIARSPVAAAPGDYAPLVLDHPGRRLYLYRYWQYERQLVAGFRDRLAQAPGNIPADRLRDALNRCFPASGIAAGVNWQKVAAFAALTRNVCVITGGPGTGKTFTAARIIRLMLEQRPGVTIALCAPTGKAAARLQEAMARVRGEMAAAGAGPADRFPETVTTIHRLLGASDGGFGFRYHEHRRLPADVIIIDEASMVSLSLMARLFAAADQRARLVLLGDKNQLASVEAGAVLGDICGAASAGGFSDSFRNDCRTVCGESLPGSGPGSRLEDCVVELKSNFRFPEGSCLAAVSHAVNRGDADETVRVIDRDGSGMVVKEPLPDRQNLEAGLERIARGHFENILGAGTVEAALAALDAFRIVCALRHGPYGVEAVNRLVEKMLAVRGLIDMSDPFYHGRPVMITRNDYGQRLYNGDVGILWTDAAGIRQAFFPDPRRRFRSFSPPRLPPHETVYALTIHKAQGSEFDTLLMILPEKMSPVLTRELVYTGLTRARKQVTLWAGDDILKAAVAARVSRRSGLRDALADIGAPAPAAGEKALTGQEERA; from the coding sequence ATGAACGGTTATCCCGTAAAACAGCTTTACGACCGGGGACTGCTGACGGACATCGATCTGCGCTTCGCGGATTTGATGGCCGGGCTGTCCGGCGACCGGGGCGGCGACGCCCTTTACCTGGCCTGCGCGCTGCTCAGCAACACGGTGGTCCGGGGCAAGCATGTCTGCCTGGATTTTGACGCCTGGTCGGCCAGGCCCCTGGCCGTGCTTCTGGATGACGACCGCGACGCGCGGGAAAAGGCGGGACCGCTTGATGTCCTGACGCCGCCCGCGGAGGAGTGGATGCGGCAGATCGCCCGCAGCCCGGTGGCGGCAGCGCCCGGCGATTATGCCCCGCTGGTTCTCGACCACCCGGGCCGGCGGCTTTACCTGTATCGATACTGGCAGTATGAGCGGCAACTGGTCGCGGGCTTCCGGGACCGGCTGGCTCAGGCGCCCGGAAATATCCCTGCCGACCGTCTTCGGGACGCCCTGAACCGGTGTTTCCCCGCGTCGGGGATCGCCGCCGGCGTCAACTGGCAGAAAGTAGCGGCCTTCGCGGCTCTGACCCGGAACGTCTGCGTTATTACCGGCGGCCCGGGAACCGGCAAGACCTTTACCGCTGCCCGGATCATCCGGCTGATGCTGGAACAGCGGCCGGGCGTCACCATTGCCCTGTGCGCTCCGACCGGCAAGGCCGCCGCCCGGCTTCAGGAGGCGATGGCCAGGGTCCGCGGGGAGATGGCGGCAGCGGGCGCCGGCCCGGCCGACCGGTTCCCGGAAACCGTTACCACCATCCACCGGCTGCTGGGGGCATCCGACGGCGGGTTCGGATTCCGCTATCATGAGCATCGCCGCCTGCCGGCCGATGTCATCATCATTGACGAAGCCTCCATGGTCTCCCTGTCGCTGATGGCCAGGTTGTTTGCCGCTGCCGATCAACGGGCCCGGCTGGTGCTTCTGGGGGATAAGAATCAACTGGCTTCGGTGGAGGCCGGCGCCGTTCTCGGTGATATCTGCGGCGCGGCATCGGCCGGCGGGTTTTCCGATTCCTTCCGGAACGACTGCCGGACGGTCTGCGGGGAATCGCTGCCGGGATCCGGACCGGGCAGCCGCCTGGAGGACTGTGTCGTGGAACTGAAGAGCAACTTCCGTTTTCCGGAAGGCTCTTGCCTGGCCGCCGTCAGCCACGCCGTCAACCGGGGAGACGCCGATGAAACCGTCCGGGTTATCGACCGGGATGGCTCCGGGATGGTGGTCAAAGAACCGCTGCCGGACCGGCAGAATCTGGAAGCCGGCCTGGAACGGATCGCCCGCGGTCATTTTGAAAACATACTGGGGGCGGGAACGGTCGAAGCGGCCCTGGCCGCGCTGGATGCGTTCCGTATTGTCTGCGCCCTGCGGCATGGGCCTTACGGGGTTGAAGCCGTCAACCGGCTGGTGGAAAAGATGCTGGCCGTCCGGGGATTGATCGATATGTCAGATCCGTTTTACCACGGCCGGCCGGTCATGATTACCCGCAACGATTATGGCCAGAGGCTGTATAACGGTGATGTGGGTATCCTCTGGACGGACGCGGCCGGTATCCGCCAGGCTTTTTTCCCGGATCCGCGGCGACGCTTCCGGTCGTTTTCGCCTCCGCGGCTGCCGCCCCACGAAACCGTGTACGCCCTGACCATTCACAAGGCCCAGGGGTCGGAGTTTGATACCCTGCTGATGATCCTGCCGGAGAAAATGTCTCCGGTTCTGACCCGGGAACTGGTGTACACCGGTCTGACCCGGGCCAGAAAACAGGTGACCCTCTGGGCCGGGGATGATATCCTTAAAGCGGCGGTTGCCGCCCGCGTCAGCCGGCGCTCGGGCCTGCGGGACGCCCTGGCGGACATCGGCGCCCCGGCGCCGGCCGCCGGGGAAAAGGCATTAACAGGGCAAGAGGAACGGGCATGA
- the recB gene encoding exodeoxyribonuclease V subunit beta, protein MTPFDVLTVPLQGTRLIEASAGTGKTFAITGLVLRLIAEEGLDIGRILAVTFTEAATRELRDRIRGLLHLARIWVDEPESGGPAPDPAAAGILDQAIRRHDRRTVGKALRKAVLSFDEAGIFTIHGFCNRVLRQFAFESSLSFSTELVTDQSRFVREVCDDFWRRTFGRASRLICAAAVKRNFSADQLSAFARILIDKPTLRLIPAASPDARGEMEDAFTAAGRRWQEDHGLILDMLNQDQRLSRGRDAYKAESVAAYADALNRLFGGDITPAGLAVLDRFTPRALAASVKTSKKHLGAPAHPFFDCCGRYAAAEQAWAVDCRHEFRGYLEHELIRRKQACNVQYFSDLLISLHRALAADHRGALAAAIREKYRAVLIDEFQDTDPVQYDIFQTLFGSDDHRLFLIGDPKQSIFAFRSADVFSYIRAAARISPDRTYALPRNWRSETSLVRAVNHLFAQADNPFALGSAIGFHEVTADPGNVGNRSPLLIDGRQAGHVELWFVRDEEGGAGALSRERARDLVIDAVAREIASLLNRSAGGQVRLGDRPLGPADIAVLITCNADAGRVRDRLAELNVPSVISKTGGVFSTPEASAVERVLLAMASPSDLRRVNAALADDLIGCSAEDIRAFAEDDARHDEYEAHLGRFAAYHRIWRSGGFIRVFRRFLSDYRVRVRLLGFADGERRLTNVLHLSERIHQADVTARPGMNGLLDWIAERRGAAEEAPEEEQLRLERDDEAVRIVTVWKSKGLQYPVVFCPFMWANGAAVKDGSIVFHDGHDLTLDIGSGDEDHRRAAVRENLSELVRLLYVAVTRAVNRCYLVYGRIGTPGKAGITSLDYILTGGAPVETFSLDDLKTRIQSLDAGSLYQLVTGRLENALDLIHCGFHDPGPSAPYEPSAALPESPLRRRVPAGDRVDLGWRIASFTRLAPHGRAAAYLPDEGDIKRDEFSTKAPAGDRAPARTIFDFPAGAGPGLCVHAIFERLDFSLAAPEEARQVIDAALKLYGLNGPAPGGGDAWGPVVYQMVTDVLRSPVLPHDPGFTLASLSPERKMTEMEFYYPVRRLSPGRLRAALERAVGGGLLPDVAVSGERFEFKPFHGYMRGFIDLVFEQDGKYYLLDWKTNHLGYDRNDYDHAGLCRSVAEESYYLQYYIYTVALHRYLAGRLPDYDYDAHFGGIVYLFVRGVSPDMPGSGVYFDRPGRELVEELNGALG, encoded by the coding sequence ATGACTCCTTTTGATGTCCTGACGGTTCCCCTGCAGGGAACCCGTCTGATCGAAGCCAGCGCGGGAACCGGCAAGACGTTTGCCATCACCGGCCTGGTGCTGCGGCTGATTGCCGAGGAAGGGCTGGATATCGGCCGGATCCTGGCGGTCACGTTCACCGAAGCCGCTACCCGGGAGCTGCGGGACCGGATCCGGGGCCTTCTCCATCTTGCCCGGATATGGGTTGATGAGCCGGAATCCGGAGGGCCTGCCCCTGACCCGGCGGCGGCCGGCATTCTCGATCAGGCCATCCGGCGCCATGACCGGCGGACCGTGGGGAAAGCCCTGCGGAAAGCCGTGCTGTCCTTTGATGAAGCCGGTATTTTCACCATCCACGGGTTCTGCAACCGGGTCCTGCGTCAGTTCGCATTTGAATCCTCCCTGTCGTTTTCCACCGAACTGGTTACCGATCAGAGCCGGTTTGTCCGGGAGGTCTGCGATGATTTCTGGCGGCGGACGTTCGGGCGGGCCTCACGGTTGATCTGCGCCGCGGCCGTAAAAAGAAACTTCTCCGCCGATCAACTGTCCGCCTTTGCCCGGATATTGATTGACAAGCCGACCCTGCGGCTGATCCCGGCGGCTTCTCCGGATGCCCGCGGGGAAATGGAAGACGCTTTTACGGCCGCCGGGCGCCGGTGGCAGGAAGATCATGGCCTGATCCTGGACATGCTGAACCAGGATCAGCGACTCAGCCGCGGCCGAGATGCCTACAAGGCCGAATCCGTGGCGGCGTACGCGGACGCCCTGAACCGGCTTTTTGGGGGCGACATCACCCCGGCCGGCCTGGCGGTTCTGGACCGGTTTACCCCGCGGGCCCTGGCGGCAAGCGTCAAGACCTCCAAAAAACACCTGGGCGCACCGGCGCATCCGTTTTTCGACTGCTGCGGCCGGTACGCGGCCGCCGAGCAGGCCTGGGCGGTCGATTGCCGGCATGAGTTCCGCGGGTATCTGGAGCATGAGCTGATCCGGCGCAAGCAGGCCTGTAACGTCCAGTATTTCAGCGATCTGCTGATCAGTCTGCACCGGGCCCTGGCCGCCGATCACCGGGGAGCGCTGGCCGCCGCCATCCGGGAGAAATACAGGGCCGTGCTGATCGACGAGTTCCAGGATACGGACCCGGTACAGTATGATATTTTCCAGACCCTTTTCGGTTCCGACGACCACCGCCTGTTTCTGATCGGTGATCCCAAACAGTCCATCTTCGCTTTCCGGAGCGCCGATGTCTTTTCCTATATCCGGGCCGCGGCCCGGATCTCCCCGGACCGGACATACGCCCTGCCGCGGAACTGGCGGTCGGAAACCAGCCTGGTGCGGGCGGTCAATCATCTCTTCGCCCAGGCCGACAATCCCTTCGCGCTGGGATCGGCGATCGGGTTTCACGAGGTAACCGCCGATCCCGGCAACGTCGGCAACCGGTCGCCGTTATTGATCGACGGCCGCCAGGCGGGGCATGTCGAGCTGTGGTTTGTGCGGGACGAAGAGGGCGGCGCCGGCGCCTTGAGCCGGGAACGGGCCCGGGATCTGGTTATCGACGCCGTCGCCCGGGAGATCGCGTCTCTGCTGAACCGTTCCGCCGGAGGCCAGGTCCGTCTCGGAGACCGGCCCCTGGGGCCCGCCGACATCGCCGTGCTGATTACCTGCAACGCGGATGCCGGCCGGGTCAGGGACCGGCTGGCGGAACTGAACGTACCGTCGGTCATATCGAAAACGGGCGGCGTCTTTTCCACTCCGGAAGCCTCGGCGGTGGAACGGGTGCTGCTGGCCATGGCCTCACCGTCGGATTTGAGACGGGTCAACGCCGCCCTGGCCGATGATCTGATCGGCTGCTCCGCGGAGGATATCCGGGCGTTTGCCGAGGATGACGCCCGCCATGACGAATACGAGGCGCATCTGGGGCGGTTCGCGGCGTATCACCGGATCTGGCGGTCCGGCGGCTTTATCCGGGTTTTCCGCCGGTTCCTGTCCGATTACCGCGTCCGGGTGAGGCTGCTGGGTTTTGCCGACGGGGAAAGACGGCTGACCAACGTCCTGCACCTGTCGGAACGGATTCACCAGGCCGACGTCACCGCCCGGCCGGGCATGAATGGCCTGCTGGACTGGATCGCGGAAAGACGCGGCGCCGCGGAGGAAGCCCCCGAGGAAGAACAGCTGCGGCTGGAACGGGACGACGAGGCGGTCCGGATCGTGACCGTATGGAAGAGCAAGGGGTTGCAGTATCCGGTCGTCTTCTGCCCGTTCATGTGGGCTAACGGCGCGGCGGTAAAAGACGGCAGTATTGTGTTTCACGACGGCCACGACCTGACCCTGGACATCGGTTCCGGAGATGAAGACCATCGCCGGGCCGCGGTCCGCGAGAACCTGTCCGAACTGGTGCGGCTGCTTTACGTGGCGGTGACCCGGGCCGTCAATCGCTGTTATCTGGTGTACGGCAGAATCGGCACGCCCGGGAAAGCGGGTATCACGTCCCTGGATTATATCCTGACCGGCGGGGCGCCCGTTGAAACCTTTTCGCTGGATGATTTGAAAACGCGGATCCAGTCGCTGGATGCCGGATCCCTTTATCAACTGGTGACCGGGCGGCTGGAGAATGCTCTGGATCTGATTCATTGCGGCTTTCATGATCCCGGGCCGTCCGCTCCCTATGAACCGTCCGCTGCCCTGCCGGAGAGTCCTTTGCGGCGGCGGGTGCCGGCCGGCGACCGCGTCGACCTGGGCTGGCGCATCGCCAGTTTTACCCGTCTGGCTCCCCACGGCCGTGCCGCGGCCTATCTGCCGGACGAGGGCGATATCAAGCGGGACGAATTTTCGACAAAGGCCCCGGCCGGGGACCGGGCTCCGGCCCGCACGATTTTTGACTTTCCGGCCGGTGCCGGTCCGGGTCTGTGCGTGCATGCCATTTTCGAGCGACTGGACTTCTCTCTGGCCGCCCCGGAAGAAGCCCGGCAGGTGATTGACGCGGCCCTGAAGCTGTATGGATTGAACGGGCCGGCGCCGGGCGGCGGTGATGCCTGGGGCCCGGTCGTTTACCAGATGGTGACGGACGTCCTGCGGTCACCCGTGCTGCCCCATGACCCCGGTTTCACGCTGGCTTCCCTTTCTCCGGAGCGGAAGATGACCGAGATGGAATTTTATTATCCGGTCCGCCGGCTTTCCCCCGGCCGCTTGCGGGCGGCCCTGGAGCGCGCAGTCGGCGGCGGATTGCTGCCGGATGTTGCCGTCAGCGGCGAAAGGTTCGAATTCAAGCCTTTCCACGGATATATGCGGGGGTTTATCGATCTGGTGTTCGAACAGGACGGAAAATATTATCTGCTGGACTGGAAAACCAACCACCTGGGATATGACCGCAACGATTATGATCATGCCGGCCTCTGCCGCAGCGTGGCCGAGGAGTCATACTATCTTCAATATTACATTTATACCGTGGCCCTGCACCGTTATCTGGCCGGGCGCCTGCCGGATTATGACTATGACGCCCATTTTGGCGGGATTGTTTATCTGTTTGTCCGCGGCGTAAGTCCCGACATGCCGGGCAGCGGCGTCTATTTTGACCGTCCCGGCCGGGAACTGGTGGAGGAACTGAATGGGGCGCTGGGATAA